Genomic DNA from Tachyglossus aculeatus isolate mTacAcu1 chromosome 10, mTacAcu1.pri, whole genome shotgun sequence:
ctagaaggggaagacagacaacaaaacaaaatatattaataaaataaatagaatagtaaatacgtacaaggcacagagaagtgaagtgacttgcccaaggtcatacagctgacaagtggcgaggttgggattatatgtatgtatgtatatatatttgtacatatttattactctatttattttacttgtgcatatctattctatttattttattttgttactatgtttggttttgttctccatcccccccttctagactgtgagcccactgttgggtagggactgtctctatatgtttccaacctgtacttcccaagcgcttagtacagtgctctgcacacagtaagtgctcaataaatacaattgattgattgattagaactcacgaccttggactcccaagcccctgcgctttccattgagccacactgcttctctaattgtggtgtttgtgccacaactaggtgccaggcactgtagtaagcgctggggtggatacaggcaaatccctGAGCGGAGCTAGAGGCAgttaaaaaaaatacccaaaacTGTCTTTGTTAAACGCTTTGCAGTAactgtatttgctaaacgctgggttaggtgcagtcctgattatcttgtatctaccctagcgcttagtacagtgcccggcacatagtaaacgctcaacagatatcataaaaataatCCCAGCTGATCGGACACAATCCTTTTCCCACCCGGGCCTCAtagtctgagggaaggagaacgggtatcttcatccccatgttacagatgaggaaaccgagtcacAGGAAAGTTAGGCATCTTGGCATggtgggtagggcacgggcctgcgagtcagaaggtcattcattcattcaatcgtatttattaagcgcttactgtgtgcagagcactgtactaagcgcttgggaagtacaagttggcaacatatagagatggtccctacccaacagcgggctcacagtctagaagggggagacagacaacaaaacgaaacatttgttttgttaagtgctttatttgttaaatattatgtgccaagcactgcactaagtgctggggataatcagggcccacaggattcacagtcttaggtgaacaggtattggatccccatcttGCAAATGAGggacctggggctcagagaaataaagtgacctgcccaaggtcacaccgcagaagagtggtggagtcatgggttctaatcgcgcctcaccacctgtctgctgtgtgaccttgggtaagtcacttcacttctctgggcctcagtgacttcatccgtaaaatggggattgcgactgagcctgggacggagactgtgcccaatcggatttgctcgtatccactccagtgcttagcgcctggcatatagtaagcgcttaacaaatgccatggtgatgatgattattgtccaGAGTACTGCatcgggccagtggcagagctgggattcgcacCCAGGCCTCCCGGCTCCCAGTCTCGTGTCGTGTCCACCGGACCACGCGGCTTCTCAGCGAGGGGTGATGTAAGGCCGTCCCGGGGTGGGCTGTCACCGAGTCTGGCTCGGTGGGGGATTCCTGGGTTCCCCGCGCCCGTGGCCACCCCCGGCTCCCTCCGCCTCGGGATCCGTTGTGTGCAGCCGGAGGAGCCGGGGATGCGCCTGGGAAGTTCCCTCCGAGGGTCAGCTTCCCATTTTTTGGCCCCGGAGGTGAGGCCGGGGCAGAGTCAGCCCCTTGTGACCCTCAGCGGGGAGAGCCCGGGACAAGCCGCTGCCCAAGCCCCGCCCTCCTGCTGCCCTTTCCCAGTCAGGCACTTACTGCTgtatactgagcgcttcctgcgtgcagagcactgtactaagcgcttggggaaagtgcagtataacagagttggtagaccccaaCGAGGTACTCcacgccccccaccccttttccagccctgccctgcccgggAGCTGTTTGCCCTGGGTCTCCCCACCATCAGAGGCATCAGAACCCAGCGAAAACAGGACAGACGGACGGGCACACACactcatcccaccccaccccaccctttaAGAGTGGCCACTTCACCCCACTAGTTGAATAACTTGAATCCAGCCCCTCCCAGTCACGTCCAGACTTGGGCCTGCCCCTGCCGAGGTCCGTGTGCCTGCCCCACGCCCCGACTGTTTCCCCAAACAGTCCAGAccacagggtaactgaggcccgaccGGTTTTCGCTGCCCACAGCCCATGGGAACCACTCCCGGCCCGACTCTGGAAAGTCTGATCCTATCGGTCAGCTCTGACTGGCTCCGGGGAAGGTCACCATGACCCTGTGCtatgtgtgtgtgctgtggggctactGGAGGGGAGGATAACAAGTGTAAGTGAACATAAAATGAGGTATTGATCCACCTTTCCCTAGCACGGATATAAAATGACAAGAGCAGCAGTTGTTGAATGGGCCtggcctgggaggaagaggagattaatcagggaaagtctcctggaggtggtgggtttttaggagggctttgaagattggggggAAGCTGTGGACTGGTAGATTTGAAGGAGTGAGCTCCAGGCCGGAGGaagaaaggggttggaggtggagagTTGAGAAGGAGGCTCTGTGAGGCctccttatttattttaatggctgtctcctcctgtagactctaagtGCCTTGTGgagaaggaacgtgtctaccaactctctgtatTGTCCgcttccaagcactgtagtgctctgcacacagtgagtgctcaataaataccactgattgaggagtctcttttagactgtgagcccactgttgggtagggactttctatatatgttgtcaatttgtacttcccaagcgcttagtacagtgctctgcacacagtaagcgcttaataaatacgattgatgatgatgatgatgagtgaagaGGGCCAAATTGGGTCTCCCTAATTTCTGTGCAGGGTTGCAGCCTGGTGGCCCAACTTGCTTCCCTGCCATTCTCCTGCCTCTTGGTCACTGCCTTTCCCTGAAtcctctgcttctccaccccccgcccccccccaatctTCCTGCAGCCACCGTCCCACCCAGACGGAGCCGGGCCCACGGGGAGGCTGACCCTCACAgctcctggccccctcctctcttcccgttctcccctcccctgcaggcAGTTCCTCAACCGGGATGACATAGGCATCATCCTCATCAACCAGTATATCGCTGAGATGGTACGGCACGCGCTGGATGCCCACACCCGCTCCCTGCCCGCCGTGCTGGAGATCCCCTCCAAGGAGCACCCCTACGATGCGGCCAAGGATTCGATCCTGCGCCGGGCCCGCGGCATGTTCACAGCCGAAGACCTGCGCTAGCAGCCCCCGGCTACTAGCCCTGAGCCTTCCCTCTGCAGTGtgtgtccatctgtccatccggTGTCCCTCCCCTCACTCGGAGGCTTATCCGAGAAGGTGTGGCCTCAGCCTGCTGGCACCCTTCAACCGGATAAGTTCTCTCCAGCCCCCTGGGGTAGGCCGGGGCGAGACCAAAAACCTCAAGAGAAAGTAGATCTGAGGGAACCCGAAGCTGGCCATGCCCTCCAACACGAACACGCgcgcctttctttccttcccctcaccctgcTCCCCAGCAAGGCTGGTGCTGTCTGTTTCATAGTATTATTAAATTAAAGGCTCCCCCTCTCCTGGCTGCCTCTTGATTTTTTGGCTGGCGTtgagggagaggatgagtggaCGGTGGGAGGAACAGGGGTGAGGGCGTAGCACAGAGCTGTGCTCAGTGTTGTAGCTGCAGAGCTAGTGtagtagtggcagaggagagaagctAACCCCCAGAATTCCCCAGAGCCCATGGCCTGGGCCCAGTAGTGAAGAGGAATGTGAGGAACAGGAATCTCCCTAAGGAGAGGGAACTGTTCTCCtgtagggagatggggagggggtagcGGGGAGAAGAGGGAACTATATAGACACGAACCCCTGGAGTGTTAATGTTAGCCTGGTGAGGGCTTGGGGCCCCAGGCCAAAACGTCTCCGCAACTCAAGgaacagtggggcctagtgggtggagcacgGACCTAgatgtcggaaggacctgggttctaatcctggctctgccacttctctgctctgtggccttgggcaagtcacttcactgctctgtgcctcagttaccttacctgtaaaatggagaataagacggTGTCCAATCCGTCTCGtacttaccccagttcttagtacagtgcttggcatatagtaagcattcagtactaatttaaaaaacaaaagctcCCTCTGAACTGCGGGTGCTGGCTGGAGATAGGGTAGGGctaatggtcataataataacgtggtattttaagtgcttgctgtatgccaagcactatactaggtgctgggctagatataaatgAATTCCaagtggggcttagagtctaagtaagagggtgaacaggtattgaatccccgttttgcaggtgagggaactgaggcacagagaaattgaatgacttgtctgaggtcaccgaacagacaaatggtggaactgggattggaacccaggtcctctgactctctggtctGTGCTCTTCTCGCTAGGTCACGCTACTTCCCGTGCTGGGAAAACTCCAGCGCGGAACCCCTCCACACCCGCACCGGGCCCTGTGTGATGTGATGTGGGGTTCAGTTGCCAAGGCAACAGGCTCCTAGACCCAGCACTGGGCAGGAGGCGACTGGCTCCTGAATTTTCCCCTCGGTCCTGGGCCCCTGCCCGTCATCCATGGCGCGGCACCTGAACATGGATACGCAGCGGCAGAACTTCTGGAAGGAGGAGTACCTCAAGGAGATGCTGCTCCGCTTTGGCTGGCAGCGCAAGTACGGCGCCGCCGTCCGGGCCAAGCAGAGGGCCCGGGTCCAGGCCCGCGAGGGCCTCAAGCTGCCCACCATTGCCCCCAAAGGCCTTCCCAAggtcccttccccacccaaggcccccaccccactcccgccCAAGGCCCCCGTCCCCAAGCCCACTGGCCCCGTCTGTCCCTCCCCCCCCGACGGGGAGATGtaccccgtcccccccgccatcCGCACCCTGCTCTACCACGGCGTCTCCCACGACCAGCAGGGCCGAGTCTGCTACCTGGCCGCCCGTGCGGCCACCAGGCCGGAGGAGCGCTACCTCTACCCCCTCACCACCAGCTTTGTGTACGGCTGGCAGCTGGGTGAGGCGCCCCTGCCCCCCTGTGCCATGGGTGGCCATCACGGGGTGGTGGGAGCGGCAGAGAGGGTCCACTTCCTGCTGGAAAATCCGTGGATGGGGCAGATCCTAGTCTGGGAGGGAACTAGAATTCCACGCGCCCCCAGCCCTGTTCAGTGGCTTTTCCTTCTGCTCATCAGGGCTCTGGCAGgtgatcgattaatcaatcagtggcatttattgagcacttactgtgtgtataccACTGTACTGgagtgtgagctcagtgtgggcagggactgtcactgctttgtattgtactttcccaagcagtacagtgctctgcacacagtaagtgcttactaaatacaattgaatgaatactaaacgcctgggggagtacagtataacagagttgatagacacattccctgaccaccaagGGCTGATAAGGTgactccctgccccctctgcaCCCCTACAGACATCCATTTCCAATGTCTTCCGGGGGGCTTTTCTCCTTTAATGGGCATCAGCTGGGGTGGACGAGGTCCGTGGTCCAGCACGCAACCGGCCCTCCCTGGCCCACCCACCCGGTCCCCacgcctgactctgccacgtctctCTTCCCCAGGCCCCACTGTGAAGGGGGCCCTCCCTTCCAACAAGCTGTGCCGCATCGAGACCTTCTTCCGCAAGAATGGAGCTTTCTCCGTGCTGGACCCCCGGGACTTGGCCCTCTGAACCCACCCTGGCTGGGAGGAGCCAGGTGGGCCGCAGGtgggctggggagattacaagcccCGGGAGGGGCGCCGCAGGCTCCTGGGTTTGTGTGTCTGTCCCGTGCTCCTGCCCGTCGCCGCTCCCAGCTCCTGCTGACCCCCGGCAGCTCTCTGTCTGACCCCTGACCTGCGGCCCAGGATTGGGGGTCCAGGGAGAGTACTGGTCTTTGGGGGCTACTCCCCGGGCCCTGTTAGGCTGCAGCAGCTTCTGGAAGATGTGAGTATTCCTGGGGTAGAGAAGGCCTTCTCTGGTCATGATAGGGgccgctcccctcctcctcctctcgtccTCCTTCCGCATCCTCACCTGTCCCTGCGGGCCTGCAGCTTCCCTGTCCTTTCCCGGTGCACCTGCTCCAGCTGGTCCCTTATGGCACTTCTCTGCCGGTCCACATCCCCCTGCGGCCCCAGGAAAAGAGCCTGGGTCCCCGTAGCCAGCCGGGAGCGGGGCGGGGATACGGCATGGGCAGGCAGCAGCGGGCAGTGCTGCTGCATGGGCATCCAGCTGTGGGTTGACGGGGGCAGAGCTACAGCGCGGGCAGCCAGTCTGGGGGGCAGTCCTACCGCATGGGCAGCCGGCGGGGGTAGTGCTGCCGCAAAGATGGGCAGCAAGGGGCAGAGTTACCGTAAGGATGggcagcaggtggcagagctaccGCACATCCAGGCCCtcaatctcctccctccccgccgccccgagCTGGGTCTTGCCTGTGGCCAGGCCTGGGTGGGCGAGGAAGGAGGTCCCACGGGGCCATCTCCGAGGCGGCGGATCCTGGCGATGCACAGGCACTCCTGGACCTGAAgggcaggggggagatgggggtgatggggttgAGCGGGAGGCAGGGCCGGGCACGAGCCTGACATGATCCTCGGTCCCTGCCTGGTTCACCCCGgctccctccctgtcctctccccagactAGCTCACCTGCAGACTGGCTCACCTGCAGCCACTGCCACTCGCCGTCTCGCTTGCGCCTGTGACCTGCCTCCCGCTGCAGATGCAGGAGTCTCTGCAGGGCAGCTTCCTGCTGTTCAGGGGTGGGGGCCACCAAAGTCCTCTCTCTGTGAGGACGACTGAGGCAGGGGTGCtgaggagttggggggaaggATGGCACTGAGACGGCTTATagtgattacagtatttgttaagcgcttactatgggccgggcactgtactaagcactggggtggatagaagcaaatcggcttggacatagtccctgccctacatagggctcgcgttatagtctccattttacagatgaggtaactgaagcccagagaagtgaactgactttcccaaggcacagtgctctcccccttttagactgtgagcccactgttgggtagggactgtctctatatgttgccaacttgtacttcccaagcgcttagtacagtgctctgcacacagtaagcgctcaataaatacgatcaattgattgattgactttctccAACCCCTGCCCGATCCTCTCACACCCGACTGTGCTGTGGTCTAAagctggagggtggggaaagggggaagcagGCCAGAGTGCCGGTCTCCAGGGGGGCCTGGGCTGAGGGAAATGCCCTTCTGTCCAGGCGCCAACTCCCCAGAGCTCCCGGCTGTGGTCACTCCCGCCTGATGAAGCCCTCGAGAGCAGGAGCCAGCGGCTGCCGGAGTTGTGAGTCTGGCTCGGACCCTCTGTCCCTCAGGCTACTCCTTCGACCAATTCCTGCCCCCCCTAATCATTcattggtattgagcacttactgggtgcagagcactgtactaagcacttgggagagcacaatacaacagagtcgataaactcactccctgccccagcccagtgTGTACCTGCTGGAGCCCCCGCCTTGACCCCATGGCCACGGAGAcccccacttccccccaccctcgGCCTCCTCACCAGTGGACCCTTTATGCCATCTGCGCCTCAGGGCTCCAGCCCCGACCCTGCCAGCTGAGCCCAGGGCCCCTCCAGCTGCAGCCCGACCTGGCGTGGCCATAGGAGCCCCAGGCGGGCCCCGGCGACCAGCTTCAGGTCCCACAGGAGCTGAGGAAGGTGAAGGAAAGTCCAACAGGGAGAAACCACTTACTACTCCAGTCTGAACCCGGCctgtgcccctgcccctgtccagCCCGTCCAATCCATGCCTTGCCCTGCCCGTACCTGCTTCTGTGCCCGCCGCCTCCGCTCCATCTCCAGCAGCACAGTGACCAGCTCTAGCCCTCTGGGGCAACCGGCCCTCAAACCTGGGAGCAGGATACTCCATGGTGGCACCTTCCCTGGCCACCCCAGCCCGTCCccccccccatcatcccccttaCTTTCATCAATGCGGCCCAGTACTGGCCCAGCTGAGCAGGGGCATGAAAGAGTCGCTGGTACAGGACCAAGACCCGCTCCAGGGacgattgggggtggggggcaaattCGGGGTCCATGACCTCCTCCCCCCAGGTCCAACTGCCCTGCTACCGGGCTGTGCTGCAGCCCCTCAATAATGTATGAGCGCCGATATCTGAGCCTGACTTTatgggggaaggcaggagggTGTGTACGTGTGGCCAGCTGGATATTGTCACTCCCAGCAGGTCGACGGGGCCCAGGGGACCCCAGCTTGGCTATGCAGGGCCCTCAGCCATGGGGTGCCATGGTTCTCTGGACCCTTGCAGTATGAGCGGTTGGATCAGTGGCGGCATCTAGCCCAGATGCCCAGAAAGTAGGCGCTGGGAAGGGCAGGAATGAGTTTGCTCCACCGCCAAAAAGGGTAGGTGCCCCAGGGGGCCATGCCCATCTCTGGGGCTGGGTGCAACAGGTGCCCAGCCTGAGACCACCCTCCCCAGCTGCGTGAACTGAGTGCAGGAACCCAGGCCCAGTTGCTAGGGCTTTCTTCAGCTCAATAACCCCCATGCCAGTCCTCTTGGTCactgcctcagtgtccccatcgGCCCCACCGTGATAGTGGGCAGCACCGCAGGGCTTGTGGACACAGCCAAGTTCAGCCCACCCCCTTCTTGGCTTGCCGGCCACTGGCGTTCCTCAGAGGGTGGTGTCCATTCTGCCCGGCACAGACCCAAGGACAGGATGGCATCTAGGATCCGAGGGTTCCATCCCCCGCTTCACCCTCCACGGCCCCGGAGAGCTCGGTGTCCCCACAGAGGAGAAAGGCACAGAGGATGAGAAACCATCAGCGGTTTAATGCTCCAGATGTGGGTTCAGCTGGCACCCCGATTCAGTGGTAAACCAAGCAAACAGGGCCTGACTGGGCACCACCCTCCCCGCACCTTTCCAGACTGGCATCAGCGTGACAAGCCTAGTGGACCAAGGAGTGGAATGGGCCAGGCCACCAAGGGTCTTGGTGTATGGTGGACTGGTCACCAGGCTCTGGTGGGCAAGACCTGGGCGGGGAGTTGTGACTAGAAGCCGAGTTTCCGTCCGGCCAGGTTGTGAGCTCAGGATCTCCGGCGGGGGTCTCTgctgggggtgggcagaggcaTGGGCTCCAGTTCTGGGGCCAGCTGGATTGGAGGGCAGAACTCGGGCAGGATGCAGTGACCCTCGTGCTCCAGCAGCCCAGCCGGACACTGGCAGCTGGGCACACACGGCCGCACGCAGTGGGCGGCCAACTCTCCTAGGGGCACGTGCTGGTTGAAGCAGGTCCGGGGGCAGGGCGGGCCACACTCGTCAAACACAAAGCCCCGGTCCAGGGGACAGCCCACCGCtgcggggagaggaagcaggatcAGTGCCAGGGGCCAGCTGGACACCACTCTACACTGGGTTGCACTAAGCAGAAACCCTGACCTTTGGACTTAACCCCACACTGTGGCTGATGCTTCCTTGGTCCCCTGGCACCTTGCCATGAGGCATCATGCTGCCCCCACCCCTATTCCCCTGACTCAACCAAGCCCTCGACCCTCAGCCCCTGGCCTGGCCATGTCCTCTCCCTTTAGCCTCTGGCCTAACCTCGTCCTTTCCCTCCAGCTCCTGGCCTGATCCTGTCCTTCCGTTTCAGCTCTTGGCCCGGCCTTGTCCTTTCCCTTCAGCCCCTGGCCcagccttgccctctcccttcagcccctgcccagccttgccctctcccttcagcccctggcccacccttgccctgtcccttcagcctctgtcccacctcCTCTAGTGCCCCTGCCCACCTACTTCCCTGACACCTTTTTCTTCTCCAACATCCCTTAGGGTACTGCTCCCAGTGGGTCACCCCCACAATCTCCCCAAGGTCCCCAGACCCTCACCACAGAGCGAAGGGCCCCGCCATTTGGGGCTAATGCCAGCTTGGCGGCAGCGGGTGGCATAGGCCTCGAGGACATCACAGAGGCAAGCATCGGCAGGAGCTCCTGGCCCACAGGCACACAGGTCATAGACACAGGCGGCAAAGAAAGGCTCCGGGTGCACGACCGAGTGGCAGCGCCCGAATACCACCGACTTCAGCACCGCGCAACGGGCATTGGCCTCACGCCGGGCCCGGTATCCCGCCTCTCGACATGGATTGACGTCCTGGCCCGGGGAGCAGGAGTCGTCCTGCCCAGGTTCCGTGGGGACCTGGAAGTAGATGAGAGAAATAGGCATCACCCCCAAGTGGGCGCAGAGCCTGGAAGAAGAGCCCTAGACCCCAACTAAGCTGGGTTCAGCCCCCCCTGGATCTGTGCCCACGCAGTGGTTCCGTCCATGGCATCAGCAGTGAGTGGCATAGCCATGTGGGTTCCCACTCAATGCCCACCTACCTTCCAGCTGTTGCCGAAGGCGGCCTCGGAAGCCAGGGGCAGCCCTGTGGGGCCCCGCAGCTCATCCTGGGTGAACCCATTGAAGTTGCCACAGAGCCCACAGGTCCGGCCCCGGTAAGAGCCCGGGACGCTCACCTCCACCTGGGACTGACCATTCCACAGCAcctggcagagggaggggcagggaagccgGGTCACCCTGGGCTACAAGGGGGCCTGGCCCCCCGGACCTGGGCCCTGaccctgagaaacagtgtggcctagtggaaagggacccCGGGCCCTAGGCCCTGGccccgggaagcagtgtggcgtagtagaaagagcccaggcctaggcgtctaatcctgactttgctccgggccttctgtgtgaccttaggcaagtcatttaacgtctctggacctcagttacctcatctgtaaaatggggattaagactatgagctccatgtgggacaggaattgtgtctaatttgattaatttatatctgtcccaggtggtagtacactgcctggcacagagtaagcacttaacaaatgccaaaaaaaaccccacccatggtggaggaagggggttgTTTTCTGGTCCCTAGGGCGAGGCAACTCTCAGGCGCTGGGGTACAAGTCCAGGAGGTGTTGCTTCCCCCTGCCCTGTGCCCCCCTGCTCCCCCGTGCCCACCTTGAGCCCGAGCTGAGTGTGCAGCAGCACCGTGCGGCCCCGCAGCTCCACGAACAGCAGCGGCTCCCGCAGGAAGGGCAGGGACACCGGCCGCCCGTCCACCTGGggacagacggatggacggaGGGGTGACCGGGCATCGGGCGGCAGGTGGAACCGGCTCCCGGCGCCCCAaagcctgtctctgcccactgggcccagcgccccggctctgccctgccctgtccacGCTGCCCCTCCCGGAGCCACAGCTGGGGTCAACCTCCAGCCCGCCCTCAGCCCTGGCCAGAGCCTTACCCCAGGCTGCCCCgtgccccctcctcagccccacccggagccccccgccccatcctcagccccacccggagtccaccccc
This window encodes:
- the ATP6V1FNB gene encoding protein ATP6V1FNB; translation: MARHLNMDTQRQNFWKEEYLKEMLLRFGWQRKYGAAVRAKQRARVQAREGLKLPTIAPKGLPKVPSPPKAPTPLPPKAPVPKPTGPVCPSPPDGEMYPVPPAIRTLLYHGVSHDQQGRVCYLAARAATRPEERYLYPLTTSFVYGWQLGPTVKGALPSNKLCRIETFFRKNGAFSVLDPRDLAL
- the ATP6V1F gene encoding V-type proton ATPase subunit F, with the protein product MAGRGKLIAVIGDEDTVTGFLLGGIGELNKNRHPNFLVVEKDTALNDIEDTFRQFLNRDDIGIILINQYIAEMVRHALDAHTRSLPAVLEIPSKEHPYDAAKDSILRRARGMFTAEDLR